From the Cucumis sativus cultivar 9930 chromosome 5, Cucumber_9930_V3, whole genome shotgun sequence genome, the window AATTCTCAATGCTGCCACTTGCCTCTTTACAACAAAGCAATCAGCTAGTGCGCCTCTACATCAAAGTGTTGCTTAAcactacaatatttttcaagcACCAAAAGTTGGTTCATGGATTAAATGTGTAACATGAGATCAAAAGACTAGGTGTTTAGGATGTTGACTTGTTTATTCCAGACTATAAGTTTGCTGTTCTTACGAACGATGTAAAGTTATATTACATgaatctatattttatattaaatatcgtatttaagaaataaataaataaatagtctAAACTCACCAACTAATTACAAGTTACACAAACTCAAGTTTACAAAAACCGATTCCTTTCCGTAATACAAACATAGGTTATACAAAATCCAACCTTTGTTAGGGTTCATAAACTCACGTTTATTGATAGTTAAATATCCCTAAAGTTCAATGAAAAAACTCtttcatcaaagaaataaaagaatccATTCATCCCTACATATTAGATGAACATGAAGTtacatctcaaaaccaattggcaaCAAGAGAAGTAATGCATACCTCTCCATCTTTTGGTCCACCCATTCTTGGGTCAGATCTTTTTTTCCCCAATACTTGATTGAACTCCCAATACCATATTAGATAAACATAgagttttatataaaaatcaattagCAACTAGAGGAGTGGCTCATGTGTTGCTCTATCTCTTCAACGTGAAATTCTCACCACTAGTGTCTCCATGGGACTTAGAAGGCTGACACAACAAAAGGTTCCCTCTTCTTGGGAACCATACACTCAAACAGAGCAAACTACTCATATATTAGAAATTTTCAACTGCATTTCCATAAAAGCTACTGGTTTTCATTAACTACGCCCTAAGTTTTCATGAGCTATCCATGACTTGAATAATGTGATCGGATTCAGGCAATGACAATCTCCGACCTCATTACTTCTTATGTGGCTTATCAGAAAGGCCGCAAGGAGTATATGATCTTAAGCCCAATTTAAACAGAGCAGCAAACTGAATTCTCTCAGATATGAAACTAGTCTAAACAAATTTCCGTTTTCCTTTGGTCTTTCGTCAGAAACCAGAGAGAACTACAGAAGAGGGGAAAGACAACAACACAGTAGCAACATTTCAGAGATGATACTACCTCTTCGTATTTCTCGGTGAAAGCGAGTCTCTCGTCTTCAGACATGTCAGGCCTCAAAACCACCATACTCTCGTACTTTCGAAGTCCAGGAGGGCACTGAGGCTCCTCCTTTTCTTCGAGGGCAGTGGCAAATCCTGTTCCTGGAGGGGCAGGCGGTTCATCCTGACTTCCGAGCCCACCTTCGAAGAACGAACCTGAAAATTCAAGAGTTTGCGCTTTTACGGACAATCCGAGACCCAAAGCAGGGCCGATTCCGTAGGGAGAAAAGAGGGGTTTGGAGAGTTTGAGGGCAAAggggaaagaaatttgattcgtgAATGGGGTAAGGAAAGGGGATTTGGAGGAGAGaggagaagttgaagaagtAGCGGTGAGAGTGGAAGTGAAGGCCATGTTATTTCGAACGAGTTCTGCTATTGGGGCAGACTCGAAATTCAGTGGCAACAAGGAGATAGCATAGTGGAATCGTTGAAATGAAGTAGATATGGATAAGAGGGTATACACCTTGGTGCAGGATAATAGAGCATTCAAGAGGGATGGAAACACCACATTGATTTTTggtaaaagtgtaaaaaacCCACCCAcagagttatttttttaatctagtAAAATCACATTAACTGAACCCTTGTTTTTCATCGAGTCAATTATGTTAACAAAATCCACACGTTCTTGTCGATTCTAACTACGGGTtagaatttatgtcctaaacaatttaaatcgataatttattaatcaaattgttattaatattatgAGTGAATTGAATATTGTAACCTTCAACTAAGGTTTCACATCAATTTAATGAGATTTAAAGTGTATAAAAAGACATAAATTTAGATCAAATTCAAGTATATAGTCTAAACGGTccataatatatgaataaaattggACACTTTATTTTAGTAAAACTATGAATGCATCATGCTTTATAGTTAGTATAAATGATGTAatcctgaatcgttcatgtaaatacatgaaaacaaaaacatcatATACAAAGAGTTTATATAAAACTGAAACCATGAAATAATCATTCTTTTGCTACAACATCATCTCCTTTTTAAGACCagatatttcttttcattgatGACCTAACCTAATCATTAACTCCTACGCACACGAGATTGTTCTTAGATTTACATATGTAAGGGAAGACTGGATGGATAGTTGGAGACGTATGATGCAAGAAGAAATTCACTCATGCCTTTATAAGAATTAGTAGATAAATTGTTCTAACTcaatccaagtcttgaacaagaaGTCTCACCTTCTCGTTGGTTCAAGAGGGATTTAGTTTGTAAATTGGACTTTAAACTAATTGGTCGGAGAGAAATTTGGTTTAAATTAGGTTTATGCATGTTAACTTCTAATAGGATTAGATGCAATTAGAGTAATTTTAATCTCAATTCGTCTAACATTTTCTATTCGAAGTTATCTCGATTGAGTTAGATTTGTAAGAATGTTAATTCTTGTGTGATAATTTTAGTCTCAATTCGAACAGAATCTACTCATAATCTAACAGGCACCTACTCTTAAGCCACCTGAATCTAGATCCTTTAGATATTGCATTATGAGGgattcttttttgaaaaattctgAGAGGGATTATGTATGTTTGGTATTCGAATGTTTGGTGGTTTCTAGTTTTATTTACCTAagcttcaaaataaaatatggagTCTGTGGGTCCCGCTGTTCACATACAATATCATCAATGGTGACTTATCGAATTTGGTACTCACCTACCCCAGGCAATTGTCCCACCTCTCCTAATTTTCAGATGCCATTATGCTCAAATGGAGTAATGTGACAATGAGTAGAAGTGGTAGTCATCCCACTAAAGATGACTATCCTAGTTCAGCTAAAAGATAACTCGATCcaacattttccttttttcgaCCTAACCTACCTAAGTATCACAAATTGTTGTGCATAACACCATACCGATGTATCCTCCCTCAATTTAGCTTGACAACTCAACTAAGACGCTCAACCAAGATTTGATGTGGATTTGTGATCAAATTCCCACTTCAACAAGTTTAggtttaaacttttaaatgtatttgcttagtttaacttttgaaatatctaataaattgttttaactCTAACGACTTTTGACTTAGGCTAAATGTGTCAAACTCtataaaattctaatttatcCAATCTCAACTTAAATCcaaataaacttataattcAATCGGTATTATATAAATCAGATCAATTAACTATGTAAGAAGAGAGTTTTTTCGTCTTTTAAGTTCAAGTTCAAACATGTAAAGGTAAGCGATTAAAATCTTTAACCTTATAGTTGAAGATATATGTTAAACTATATTtaagttggaaaaaaaataatttttcatttcaacctaaatatttagaatttatagcacaaaatcattattaaagttttttctaaTCCAAAATCTATACCTAAACAAACTTGAGAGatcaatcttttttgtttatagttATACCTATGAATAGAAGAAATATATGGGCATGTCGGACTAGAGACCTAAAAATGCATTTGCGTGCTGAAATCACTTGGTACTTAATATACGGAGAATGCATCACTAAtgtgataaaatattattaaaaaaaaaaaaagtaattttcatataagGCGAGAACGAATGTAGTTTTTCTGACCTGTGTCGTAGCCTGTAGGCGCTGCGTcgcatatttaaatatgaattggCAAGCTCAAATTCCAAGATCAAAACTTGGGAATGCATGCATTTCTCTTTCGTATGTAATCTCTTCGCAGATTTTCCCTTCGTCGTCGTTGACAAGGCTACAAGCAGTAGAGTCACTTCTCCTAGGAATTGAATTTCTGAGAGAAATACTTTCGGCCTCCACATGGTCTGACCGAAGAAGCTAAGCAAACATTTTGGAAAGGAATAAAACCAGAGCCAAGACATGAGAAACTTACTAAAGATCTTATATGGCAATCATCTAACGTACATTCGATGTACACGAAAGAGAAATTTAACCACCTTGCTGGACTGTCCGAATTCACCATCTTCTGTCAATGTTTCGGCATTACCAGTGAATGTTGCTGCAGGATCAAGGTATACACAAATCCGTGATTAGGCTCGACAATGTCAtagtaaaattacaaaatttagacTTAAACTGAACTGCATTTGCACGAGATCACATTGAGTTAGAGCAATGGATTGGCTGTTTTCTGTATTCTTAATTGATTCCCTCGTGTTCTGTCCTTCACTTGGTTTTTGATGAGATTGGTAATCTTTAGGAAGATGCAATGCCTCCGCAAGGGAAGGTTTAGGGTTACGTGACGAAACAGATACGCTAATATTTTCATCTGTATGACCGGAAGAAAGGTTCACTCTACCCCTTGGTCTTTGAAGAATGGACAATATTTGATGGGCTTCAtgatataaaacaaaaaaatatttagttaaaagGGAACCAAGCAAAAACCAGTAATGAGTTCAGACAGAATTCATAAAGTAAGCATTCGCAAACCATCCCGTAAAGACTTTTGCGTAGTCTCCCTGCCCGATCCATTTTCATCTCCACCAGAAATGCAAAAACTTGCGTCCTTTCTAATATCACATTTTCTGTCGCCGAGCTCTACTGAATTTGACCAAAGGTTGCATAGCAAGCCAGAAAGATTATTAGATAGATATACAAACATTGGTTTAGAAACTATGTGTTACATAAGCATTGGACCTTTGACACTTTCGCATGCCTCGCCAATCTCCACCAAGTATTTTGGTAGCTCAAGTTTCTCCCCCACCCTCACATTTTTAGATAAACTTAAGTGTTTACGGCTTAATATGTTTCTATCTTCATTCAGTAAAGTAACCTGAAATAATTGTAAGAGTTAGTCTcataaaaaagataacaagAAACCCTTGCAACTCAtcagatttatttttataaaaaaactgtAGATCGGGTTTAGGGTATCCTATCCTAAATTTTCCACCTTTCTTGTACATCGGCTATACAATCTAAATTTGCATTCATAGTAATCGAACAACTGTAGAACTTTATAATGAACAGCATGCCCCAGAAGTGATCAATTAATTGATAGCAGCTGAAATTTTGGGTACACTACCTATTGTTAGAGTAAGACATCAGTACTTCtgatgttcttttttaacaatCTACGTTGTACCTTTAGGCAAGTATCCATTTGTATCCATCGGATCAAAATTTCTGTTTGGCTTATGTAAACAGTTCAATTGAAACATGAAACTCATATTGTGTACTAAAACTTAGATTCGAGGGGGAAGGGAGTGACCCAATAGTAATGTCGTACAACTGAAAAACAGAAAGCAGTTAATATGGTGTTCAATGCAAAGTAAATTAACCTGCATTTGGTGAGAACCAGATGAGGAAATTTTGATGATCCCATTATGATATTTCTTGGACTTCTGAGTTATCTGACTAGTGTACAAAACATTCCATTCTGCACTAAAACACTAAACATGTCTAAGTAGAAGCACAACGAGAGAAATACAGACTTCATGATACTTTATGGCCGAATGAGCAAAAAGATGAACGATGCTGAAATTTCATCTACAATCATTATGTGACAGAAATTAATGTAGCAAAAACAGCTGACCTTTTCCAGttgatatttcattttcactgAAACAGCTTTTCTGTCCATGGAGTACGCTTGCTCCCCCTTCTTTAGAACTAGTACCTTCATTTAAGGGAATTTTAGAAGGCTTATGGTCCTTTTCACATTCTCCAATTTCTACTAAATGAGCATCAAAGGCTATTGATTCTCCAGATTTTACTGTTTCGTGCTTCTTAATAAATCTGCTGTCCAATAGTTTCCTGTTTTCATCAAAGAGCATGACCTGCAGAAAGAAAGACCGAGAGAGGTACGGCAGAAACTTTACTTTTCAATTGAATATTTTCTAAGGGTAAGAAACTGCTTTGAGAAACGTATGGACTGCAGGGGCATACAAAAGAATAAGGGAGTCCGACTAAGTGTGTAGAAGGATTCCAGtctaaaagaacaaaactaaaatcataACTACAAAAGGTAGAGACGGATTCCCACAAAGACACATTAAACACGACCACCTCCCAAACCTCACTGATATCTTGACTTCCCGTCGAATATTACTGTTCCTCTCAAACTCTTGGCCTACCTTTCAATTGATTATTGATCAACAGTTCATCGTGATGACATATACCCCCACAAAAAGCTCTAATATATAAAAGTCACAAATTTAATAGTTAACAAATAACCAAGAAGTATGGTAGGCCTAATAAACCAGATAATTTAAGCAAACAACCGAGAAGTTAACCTGACTCCCGAGGGATCCACAAATAGAAAGTTTTAAGAAACCGTCGTGGAACTTCTTAGCTTTCTGAGTAATATTTGTGGTGTAAAGGACCTGCCACTCTACAAATATCATAAGATTAATCATGTGAGGATAGGGACGggataaaataaattggttaGATAACAAATTTGACTCTTTGAGGAATGTAAATATgctttaaaaaacatattaggGGCAGTAGTTGATTTTATTAActgttgttaattaatttattttgtcagACGTACATAATGAACTGACGTATCCAACATACAGGGTACTTTCACATATTTCAATTACAATGTTTTCTCGAGACAGCAGGACTCATATTAATCGCCATTACGCTCTACTTCTATGGCATATTTTCCTCCTTCGCTAATTAAAAAGATCGTGACGATTTAACAAACCAGGAAAAAAATCGTGGACTAACCTGTCTCTTCTGTCTTTCTAGTGTCTAGACTAGTTTGTGGCGATCCGTAGCACTTCAATCTTCTCTTCTTAAATTCTGGGGTGTAAAGGGAATGACAATGTTACAACCGAATCTAAAGTACATTGGTACAAGCATGATGAGAATAAATGGTAATCACCAGTAAGATTACATCTACAGCCCAAGTTATGATTCGAACTGCTTTAAACAAGCAATTGGAAGAACGATATAATAACAGAAATGGTGCATTAGCCAAATAATGGAAGTTACCTCTGATTATTTGTTGTGAAGGGCTGAAACTCGGCCGAGTTTTATTCTTCTCTGCACCTGCTTTGTTTTTGAAGTAACAAACAAGAGAATAATACATCATAATCCAATCAGTAAGAGAATTGAACTTAATCCCCTGCTCATTAATGAtggaaatttcaaaaaaaaaaaaacgaaggAAGAAAAACTAGGCTAATTACCAGAGCAAACTGAGTTATTTAGGATACTTTTCCCTCGGACCACACCAGAATTTTCAGATATCTTATCATCACCTTCTTGGAAATTCAGACCAGACTCCGGCTTCTGATCTCCTAGTGGAGTGTCAATGTCAACTAGAAAACTGTTGAATATAAGCGTTTCGCCAGAGCAAATTACTTCATCTTGCTTTAACATTCTACATTCGAGGAGCTTCTCGCACTCATCATAGAGCATTGTCTGTGAGTCAATCTAGCCATTAGAACAAATCCACTAGGCTAACaattaaaatgagaaacaTAAATTTGGAAGAATCAACCAAATCAGCACAATGTTATcccaaatcaaaatcaaaaccacaCAAACCAACTATCGAATCACATCTCAACAATTCTAAAGCTCTAAATCCAATTCTAGGATTCATCGCCACTAATGCTAGTTAATGCCATACTTTCCTGTCCAAAATCGCCGAAATTCGACACGTTCTTCTGCAGAATTACATATCTACAAGTCCAATAAAAAGATGTGTAGTGAAGTAAAAGCGtgaatgaaatagaaaccttgTTGCTGGAACGGTGGATGTCTAAGAAACCATCGTGATAAACTTTGCGCTTCTGCTTAAGGTGCTTCGTATAGGTCACCTTCCATCGATTCGTTATTTCTCCCATTGCCTgtgcttcttcttctctctcaacCTCCTCACAGATCAAATCAGATCAAACTCACTGAGATCGTCTCTTGCAATTGCAGCGAATAGAGTTGAATTTCGTCGAGGAATTCCTTGTGGCGGGAAATTATCCGTCCGACGAAAATGACCTCCCCGCCCGCCCGCTgatttcaagtaaaaaaaaatcgaaacctcctttttttttaatctaaaaaatttatatctcACAATAATAATTCggtaaatttaaattaaagttatttcttgatataactaaataaatcaaaatataaatatataactaaaataaattgtaatagatcaaaatataaatatataactaaaataaattgtaatagatcaaaaatataagtatataactaaaataaattgtaatagATTAAGATAGATAGACTATTATATATGTCTATTTGTATTATCATATGTTAGTAATTTATCTCAATTGTGATATTTTCTTGtatgtgtaaaaaaaaatataactttttgttcttttaaatgtttgttttttattatgaacaaCAAAGGATACACTTTAACACTCTTGAGCAAATTTCATTCaacaaatattatgaaaacaCAACAGTTTGATTAATGTTAAGTCataaattgaacttttaagTGAAGAGAGATTGCAACGTTTTAAAATTCCAActaagtataacaaaatatgttcTAATAAAGCTaacaaaaaatgtgaaaaaatacaattatacttttaactttaagaGTTATATCATATATGGGACACCCAATAATATTACATGGGATTTTTTATGCATACAAAAATAACCCAAAACTAATCAACAATATATTCAtctaaaaaagttagaaatatataattattttgatcattCATAATGTAGTACTCTTTCTTCTAATATGTGATTGGAGTGCACATgtgatttcatttattaatagaGAGTTATGATAGAAAGCCTAATCACTCAGGCTTGGTTGATTTTTACTtcaccaaaattaattatgggTTTATCACAATCGTTTTCAATAGTATTGgattatttaagttttgtactttttttagcAAGCTCATAAGCTGGGGTTTCAACGGCTATCTATTGCATTATTTGAtatcttaaattatatttctaatAGATCATCCACGATAGATAACGATTatgttatttgataattttgtgATTCACTATCAAATTAAtcccttttatatatatatattaaattaatgacaTGTGTGTTCATGCAGAATTGTAATTTTGCGGTTTCTTCGAAAACCTCGATGCAGAATCATAGGTTCCTCAATAATCAGTTACATCCGATCTTTTCATAATTCATCATTCAACAATTAATGACACGTAGTTCTTAATTAGTTGAGagttacaattttataaacatggcttatctaaataaattaataagacCGAGATTATCGATAATGATCAATACAAATCTAATGAGATAACACATAGGGAGGCAGCCTAAGTCAACAAAATATAGATGAGAGATAAAGTTGGTAAGATAGTGATAGTTTGCACAGTCCCAACAAAGACTTGTATGGTTACAACATTAATGTATAAAGAATTTAAAGAGCTATTCATGAATTGATGGGTTAAGAATATAACTTCCATCATATTTTACGCAACAACACCtaaaatgcaatttttttcttgggtCTAGTTTATGTATCTCTCTTAATAAAGACGACAACATACAACTCAAAGAATCTAATTACAATCAAAGTCATAGCCCCCTCTGAGGATATAAACAACAATggaaggaaaatatttatctccaaaacttaaaaaacGAAGGTcactagaagaagaagaagacgccAAAGTTGTTTGATCATGAAAATGTTGTTCTCAAACCTTTGATTCCTCCACATAATATTAAGAGTTCAAATTCAACTATTGATAATTTAGGGTTAGTTAAtacaagaattttcttttgtctcaAACAGAGTATAGGTATGAAGgttaatcaattttatttttaatttaaaattttgtatatatatgatatggAAGTG encodes:
- the LOC101207012 gene encoding 30S ribosomal protein S6 alpha, chloroplastic, giving the protein MAFTSTLTATSSTSPLSSKSPFLTPFTNQISFPFALKLSKPLFSPYGIGPALGLGLSVKAQTLEFSGSFFEGGLGSQDEPPAPPGTGFATALEEKEEPQCPPGLRKYESMVVLRPDMSEDERLAFTEKYEELLVAGGAMYVEVFNKGLIPLAYSIKKKNKAGETNTYLDGINLLFTYFTKPESMAVLEATLQADDDVVRSMSFKQWKKICSCQFVLFLFKMSAAIVTTLWAI
- the LOC101209453 gene encoding uncharacterized protein LOC101209453 isoform X2, which codes for MGEITNRWKVTYTKHLKQKRKVYHDGFLDIHRSSNKTMLYDECEKLLECRMLKQDEVICSGETLIFNSFLVDIDTPLGDQKPESGLNFQEGDDKISENSGVVRGKSILNNSVCSGAEKNKTRPSFSPSQQIIREFKKRRLKCYGSPQTSLDTRKTEETEWQVLYTTNITQKAKKFHDGFLKLSICGSLGSQVMLFDENRKLLDSRFIKKHETVKSGESIAFDAHLVEIGECEKDHKPSKIPLNEGTSSKEGGASVLHGQKSCFSENEISTGKEWNVLYTSQITQKSKKYHNGIIKISSSGSHQMQVTLLNEDRNILSRKHLSLSKNVRVGEKLELPKYLVEIGEACESVKVELGDRKCDIRKDASFCISGGDENGSGRETTQKSLRDAHQILSILQRPRGRVNLSSGHTDENISVSVSSRNPKPSLAEALHLPKDYQSHQKPSEGQNTRESIKNTENSQSIALTQSTFTGNAETLTEDGEFGQSSKLLRSDHVEAESISLRNSIPRRSDSTACSLVNDDEGKICEEITYEREMHAFPSFDLGI
- the LOC101209453 gene encoding uncharacterized protein LOC101209453 isoform X3 is translated as MGEITNRWKVTYTKHLKQKRKVYHDGFLDIHRSSNKTMLYDECEKLLECRMLKQDEVICSGETLIFNSFLVDIDTPLGDQKPESGLNFQEGDDKISENSGVVRGKSILNNSVCSAGAEKNKTRPSFSPSQQIIREFKKRRLKCYGSPQTSLDTRKTEETEWQVLYTTNITQKAKKFHDGFLKLSICGSLGSQVMLFDENRKLLDSRFIKKHETVKSGESIAFDAHLVEIGECEKDHKPSKIPLNEGTSSKEGGASVLHGQKSCFSENEISTGKEWNVLYTSQITQKSKKYHNGIIKISSSGSHQMQVTLLNEDRNILSRKHLSLSKNVRVGEKLELPKYLVEIGEACESVKELGDRKCDIRKDASFCISGGDENGSGRETTQKSLRDAHQILSILQRPRGRVNLSSGHTDENISVSVSSRNPKPSLAEALHLPKDYQSHQKPSEGQNTRESIKNTENSQSIALTQSTFTGNAETLTEDGEFGQSSKLLRSDHVEAESISLRNSIPRRSDSTACSLVNDDEGKICEEITYEREMHAFPSFDLGI
- the LOC101209453 gene encoding uncharacterized protein LOC101209453 isoform X1; the encoded protein is MGEITNRWKVTYTKHLKQKRKVYHDGFLDIHRSSNKTMLYDECEKLLECRMLKQDEVICSGETLIFNSFLVDIDTPLGDQKPESGLNFQEGDDKISENSGVVRGKSILNNSVCSAGAEKNKTRPSFSPSQQIIREFKKRRLKCYGSPQTSLDTRKTEETEWQVLYTTNITQKAKKFHDGFLKLSICGSLGSQVMLFDENRKLLDSRFIKKHETVKSGESIAFDAHLVEIGECEKDHKPSKIPLNEGTSSKEGGASVLHGQKSCFSENEISTGKEWNVLYTSQITQKSKKYHNGIIKISSSGSHQMQVTLLNEDRNILSRKHLSLSKNVRVGEKLELPKYLVEIGEACESVKVELGDRKCDIRKDASFCISGGDENGSGRETTQKSLRDAHQILSILQRPRGRVNLSSGHTDENISVSVSSRNPKPSLAEALHLPKDYQSHQKPSEGQNTRESIKNTENSQSIALTQSTFTGNAETLTEDGEFGQSSKLLRSDHVEAESISLRNSIPRRSDSTACSLVNDDEGKICEEITYEREMHAFPSFDLGI
- the LOC101209453 gene encoding uncharacterized protein LOC101209453 isoform X5, whose protein sequence is MGEITNRWKVTYTKHLKQKRKVYHDGFLDIHRSSNKTMLYDECEKLLECRMLKQDEVICSGETLIFNSFLVDIDTPLGDQKPESGLNFQEGDDKISENSGVVRGKSILNNSVCSAGAEKNKTRPSFSPSQQIIREFKKRRLKCYGSPQTSLDTRKTEETEWQVLYTTNITQKAKKFHDGFLKLSICGSLGSQVMLFDENRKLLDSRFIKKHETVKSGESIAFDAHLVEIGECEKDHKPSKIPLNEGTSSKEGGASVLHGQKSCFSENEISTGKEWNVLYTSQITQKSKKYHNGIIKISSSGSHQMQVTLLNEDRNILSRKHLSLSKNVRVGEKLELPKYLVEIGEACESVKELGDRKCDIRKDASFCISGGDENGSGRETTQKSLRDAHQILSILQRPRGRVNLSSGHTDENISVSVSSRNPKPSLAEALHLPKDYQSHQKPSEGQNTRESIKNTENSQSIALTQCDLVQMHNIHW
- the LOC101209453 gene encoding uncharacterized protein LOC101209453 isoform X4 produces the protein MGEITNRWKVTYTKHLKQKRKVYHDGFLDIHRSSNKTMLYDECEKLLECRMLKQDEVICSGETLIFNSFLVDIDTPLGDQKPESGLNFQEGDDKISENSGVVRGKSILNNSVCSAGAEKNKTRPSFSPSQQIIREFKKRRLKCYGSPQTSLDTRKTEETEWQVLYTTNITQKAKKFHDGFLKLSICGSLGSQVMLFDENRKLLDSRFIKKHETVKSGESIAFDAHLVEIGECEKDHKPSKIPLNEGTSSKEGGASVLHGQKSCFSENEISTGKEWNVLYTSQITQKSKKYHNGIIKISSSGSHQMQVTLLNEDRNILSRKHLSLSKNVRVGEKLELPKYLVEIGEACESVKVELGDRKCDIRKDASFCISGGDENGSGRETTQKSLRDAHQILSILQRPRGRVNLSSGHTDENISVSVSSRNPKPSLAEALHLPKDYQSHQKPSEGQNTRESIKNTENSQSIALTQCDLVQMHNIHW